One genomic window of Gossypium hirsutum isolate 1008001.06 chromosome D11, Gossypium_hirsutum_v2.1, whole genome shotgun sequence includes the following:
- the LOC107939876 gene encoding dirigent protein 22 has protein sequence MASFAAQTLFILFFTLFSAFFIKINGEFSRQSINMSTKRMEKITRLHFYFHDIVDGKHPTAMQIIRLPNKTATSFGTTFMVDDPLTEKPKPTSKLVGRAQGIYAFASQSDFGLLMVMNFAFSEGIYNGSAISILGRNAVLDAVREMPIVGGSGIFRFARGYALAKTVWLNKNGDAIVEYNVTVFHL, from the coding sequence ATGGCTTCCTTCGCTGCTCAAACTCTCTTCATATTGTTCTTCACCCTCTTCTCAGCATTCTTCATTAAAATCAATGGAGAGTTCTCGAGGCAATCCATTAACATGTCCACAAAACGCATGGAGAAAATCACCCGTCTGCATTTTTACTTCCATGATATTGTAGATGGAAAACACCCTACAGCCATGCAAATTATCAGGCTACCAAACAAGACAGCTACATCATTTGGTACCACTTTCATGGTGGATGATCCATTGACAGAGAAGCCTAAGCCTACTTCAAAACTTGTGGGAAGAGCTCAAGGGATTTATGCTTTCGCTTCTCAAAGTGATTTTGGGTTGCTTATGGTCATGAATTTTGCTTTCTCAGAGGGAATCTACAATGGAAGTGCAATCAGCATTCTTGGCCGGAATGCAGTCCTTGATGCCGTGAGGGAAATGCCGATTGTCGGAGGTAGCGGAATTTTTCGGTTCGCTCGTGGTTATGCTTTGGCAAAGACAGTTTGGCTTAATAAGAATGGGGATGCCATAGTTGAATATAATGTGACTGTTTTTCACTTGTGA
- the LOC107939859 gene encoding protein translation factor SUI1 homolog 2 — protein MSDLDVQIPTAFDPFADANAEDSGAGAKEYVHIRIQQRNGRKSLTTVQGLKKEFSYNKILKDLKKEFCCNGTVVQDPELGQVIQLQGDQRKNVSTFLVQAGIVKKENIKIHGF, from the exons ATGTCTGATCTCGACGTCCAGATTCCTACTGCCTTTG ATCCCTTTGCTGATGCAAATGCTGAGGACTCAGGTGCTGGTGCAAAGGAGTATGTGCACATTCGTATTCAGCAACGCAACGGTAGGAAAAGCTTGACGACTGTCCAAGGGTTGAAGAAAGAATTCAGCTACAACAAGATACTCAAAGACCTCAAGAAGGAGTTTTGCTGCAATGGTACTGTCGTCCAGGACCCTGAATTAGGGCAG GTTATTCAACTGCAAGGTGACCAGCGCAAGAATGTGTCAACCTTCCTTGTTCAG GCTGGCATTGTGAAGAAGGAAAACATCAAAATCCATGGTTTCTAA